The DNA segment CACATGTTCAGAAAACTCAATAAAGCCACCAGAAACAAGAGAAACCAAAACACtcgaacaaaacattttttcaacAGAATGGGTTTCTGCTTCTCCAAGTCACAAACACAGGAGATCCCAATCTCCTCTTCTTCCGATTCTACCCCTCCTCATCGCTACCAACCTCTCCCTAAACCAACAAATCCTCAAACCCAAACCAGTACTTTCCCCACCACTCCCAAACCCAAACCGGCTCCCCCACCTTCCTCCTCCGGTTCTCAAATCGGTCCAATCCTTAACCGACCAATGATCGACCTCTCAGCTCTCTACGACCTCCACAAAGAACTCGGCCGCGGCCAGTTCGGCATCACGTACCGTTGCACTGACAAATCCAACGGCCGAGAGTATGCATGCAAATCAATCTCCAAACGCAAACTCATACGTCAAAAAGACATCGAAGACGTGAGACGCGAAGTCATGATCTTGCAGCACCTCACTGGTCAACCAAACATCGTCGAGTTTCGAGGCGCTTACGAGGATAAAGACAATCTTCACGTGGTTATGGAGCTTTGTTCTGGAGGCGAGCTATTTGATCGTATTATCAAGAAAGGGAGTTACTCTGAGAAAGAAGCTGCGAATATTTTCAGACAGATTGTGAACGTTGTTCATGTTTGTCATTTCATGGGTGTTGTTCATAGAGACTTGAAGCCTGAGAACTTCTTGCTTGTTAGTGCGGATGATGATTCTCCTATTAAAGCCACAGACTTTGGACTCTCTGTTTTCATCGAAGAAGGTAAATATAAGAATAGTTCATCTTCTTGATATTTTCCTTTTCCATATTAATACACATACACATATTTGGAAAATATtaacattaataattatttcacCTAACCATAACGAATCTCGAgactaataaaaaaatgaaaattacagAAAGTTATTTAACATATAATGTTAATAAACTTtacattaaattttgaaaaaaaatatatttaatttgaaacaaaacaaattctataaaacTCTAGAACGTCAAGTTTTAAAACTAGAAACTGAGGGAGTATTGCACTTTTTACATTAATTAAGGGTCGTCTTGTTCAAAGGTTTGTCTTTGTTGAGTGTGTGTAGGTCCTTTAGGACATAAACAGCATGTTTTAACTTGTGGTATAATCAAGAAATAAAGATAGCGACATTGTATCTCCTTTCCGTGTGAGATCAACCAAGTGGGACACCAAGTCAACTTCGAAAACGACTTGGGTCAACCACCTAGTCAAGTGATGGTTCCcacatatttgaaaaataaaaaatgctagTACAACAGAAATTATTTGATGTGAAAGTCTTCCTTTTTCAAGATTTTGGTTCACACCTAGAAAAACAAAAGACTTGAAACTGGAGATGTGTATTAAGATTGTACATGCTACAACCTTCAAATAACAAGTGCCATGTTTATTCTGTGTAGGTAAAGTATACAAAGATGTAGTCGGTAGCGCATACTATGTTGCACCTGAAGTTCTACATCGAAACTACGGTAAAGAGATCGATGTGTGGAGCGCTGGTGTCATGCTTTACATTCTTCTATGCGGTGTTCCTCCATTTTGGGGTGGtatgttaaaaacatttttttgtgaatCTAAAGTTTATTATCACTCCATTTGAAGAATGTTAAGAAATGAAATGTTACAAAACCGGTACTATATATTGTTTTAGAGACCGAGAAGACTATATTTGAGGCGGTCTTAGAAGGGAATTTAGATCTTGAATCTTCTCCTTGGCCTACTATATCGGAAAGTGCAAAGGACTTGATAAGAAAGATGTTGGCAAGAGACCCTAAAAAACGGATTACTGCAGCTGAAGCACTTGGTATGTGTTTGCAATTTGTCTTGATTTGTGACACATTATATATACCTCATAGCTAACTAACTAAGCGTTATTTTGTTGCGATTAAAGCGCATCCATGGTTGACGGATAGCGAAGTTTCAGATAAACCAATTGATAGTGCAGTCCTTATTAGGATGAAGCAGTTCCGCGCAATGAACAAGCTCAAGAAACTTGCCTTGAAGGTAAAGTTAACTGATACTCCATCAtcaaaaagatgatttaaagaACATTAAAGTTAactgttgtcttttgtcttttgTTTAATAGGTCATAGCTGAAAACTTATCAGAAGAAGAGATTAAGGGATTAAAGCAgatgtttaaaaacattgataCGGACGGAAGTGGCACCATCACTTTTGATGAACTAAGAACCGGTTTACATCGTCTTGGATCCAAACTTACTGAATCTGAAATCAAACAACTCATGGAAGCTGTAAGAAGACAAGAACACAAATCCACTTGGTGATATAATAAGCTAATTACATTATTATTCTGTTTTTGATGATAGGCTGATGTGGATAAAAGCGGGACGATTGATTACATTGAGTTCATAACAGCTACAATGCATCGGCATAGATTGGAGAAAGAGGAGCATTTGCTAGAAGCATTCAAATACTTTGACAAAGACAGAAgcgggtttgttttttttttgttttccttataTTGTGACAGAAATATATTAAAGATGAAATTATCTTTCTAACGTAatctttcatatttttcttcttcttaaagaTACATCACAAGGGACGAGCTTAAGCATTCGATGACACAGTATGGAATGGGTGATGATGCTACCATAGATGAAGTCATCAATGATGTTGATACAGACAACGTAAGaataaatttaattacttttattaattttgtgttgATTTCTATAAATGTTGATGATTGATAGGATGGGAGAATAAATTATGAGGAGTTTGTGGCGATGATGACGAAGGGAACTACAGATCATTCAGATGCGAAGCTGATCAGATGATATattcatctagacatatagATGCTTTGCTTCCACCATTAATaaagtataaaactaataataaagtatcaaaaaagaaaaacgaatGAGACGAGAATCAATGCATTCTTTTGACATTTCTctttaaatgtttaaaatgatTTGTTTGTACCTACCTGCGTGAGTTTGAATATAAGAAGAACGAAAATCCCCTGAAAGTACGTaacaaagtaataaataaaatcaaacagAGAACGAACGTGTCCAAACCTAACGAATCCTAAACGGTTCGTTAGTGAAAGTAACGTTGTCGGAAAAGCCTTTTACGGCCCAACTCGAGACCCATGAGGCTTTTAATGAAAATAGCAAACCCTCTGTGTCGCCTAGAGGCTTTCGTGAAACGCTGCTAAAACACCAGATAACAAatcggaattttttttaaaattgacgACGATGCTCTCCATCTCTCCGGTGCCGAGCTTCTCTATAACCTCCGTGAAATATCTTCGctctccttcctcttcctccttcATCTCCGTCTTCCCTAAACTTTCCAGATTCGTCACAGCCACTTCCGCAACCCCCAATTCAACACCGGAGACCACCACCACGAGAGTCAACAACGCCGGCCTCAAACTCGACGAGACAGTCTCCGTCTCCAAAGGCAAGATTCGCCTCGACTCATGGATCTCCTCTCGCGTCGATGGAGTTAGCCGAGCTCGCGTACAGTCCAGCATCCGCCAAGGACTCGTCTCCGTCAATGGCCACGTCATCGATAAGGTTTCGAACTTCAGATTCAAATCCTTCAAAATTTGCGTCAAACAAAGTTTTCACCTTTAGATCTCTCTTGCAGGTTTCGCACAATGTGAAAGCTGGCGATGAGGTTCATTGTACGATATCAAAGCTCCAACCTTTGAGAGCTGAACCCGAAGACATACCGTTAGATATAGTTTACGAAGATCAGCACGTGCTCGTCGTTAACAAACCGCCTCACATGGTAGTCACGTGTTTCTTTAATACTTTGAAAAAATTGAATCTTTGGTGTTtaccaatgttcaagaaatcgctaGGCAGTGTTTATTTAGACGTCTTATAGAAGATTATTGTTTAAACCGGCGCctaaaccgatttttagaacactggtgTTGAAGAATCTCTCTCGTTTGGTGGTTTAGGTTGTTCATCCTGCGCCTGGGAATCCTAATGGGACGCTTGTTAACGGAATACTTCACCATTGTAGTCTCCCTTGTGTTGCTACTTATTCAAaccaagaagatgatgatgattcggATGAAGAAGAAACGTTTTCAGATGATGAAGGGATGATTCGTCCAGGTATTGTTCATAGGTTGGATAAAGGGACTAGTGGATTGCTCGTTGTAGCTAAGGTTAGTACCtgtcttttgtctttttttctttttgttgcttTATGAGGTGTGACTTTAACTGGAAGTGTGATGGTCAGGATGAGCATTCTCATGCTCATTTGGCGGAACAGTTCAAGCTGCACACGATTGAGAGAGTTTATATAAGTCTTACCACTGGAGTTCCTTCTCCGTCTCAGGGGAGGATTGATGTACCGATTGGTAGGGATTCGAATAATCGGATCCGTATGGCTGCTATACCTGGATCATTGAGCCGTGGAAGGGCTCGTCATGCTGCTAGTAGGTGATGGAGCAGTCTTTTTTACAAGTGTGCACTGTAACACTGATGCTTGTATCCTCACATATTCTCATGTCTCTTAGGTATAAGGTAGTTGAAACACTCGCTGGAGGTGGCTCTGCGTTGGTTGAGTGGAGACTAGAAACTGGCCGTACACATCAGGTAGTGAAAGAAATCAAAATctgtaaatttgtttttaatttgttcaCATCTATGTCTGCAAGAGTTTGACTTTAACCTCTATGTTGCTGATATACTACCTGAGTTTCATCTTGATTTGAGTTTAGATACGTGCGCATGCCAAGTACATGGGAGTACCTCTACTGGGTGACGAAGTGTATGGAGGAACGAAAAGCATGGCACTTTCTCTTCTGCAGAGAAGAGTCTCCCGGAGTGATCAAGAAGAGATCATAGAGCTGGTGTCAAGAATGGATAGGCCTTGTCTTCATGCTATAGTTCTCGGGTGAGAGAGATAACTCAAAATCTCAGTCTTTATAGTCTAAACTCAAAGCTTAGGAGATAGAACATGTTTATAATAACTGCTTTTCTCTAATTATGTTTTCTTTCACAGCTTTGAACATCCGTGCACAGGAGAAATCATAAAGTTTTCATGTCCACCGCCTCCGGATCTTGCTGAGATAGTAGGCCTGCTTCGTAGAAGCGGAAGAGACAAAGTAACCACCAAACTCTacttttattttacttaatCTCATGCCTAGAGCTAAGTTACTCTGTTTCATTACAGAGATTTTGTTTATGCTGAGTCTTCTTAAGTCGTggtctttctttcttttggcAGGTGGAATAATCTCTCGATTTGGTTTATAAACTCATAGTCTCGGACATTGATTCTGCAGTAGCATGAGAGATATCAACGCCACTATCCTTTAAAGCAGCAAGCAATCAAACTTCTCTCTGAAGATATTTGACGAAACAAATGAAAGTGTAGTCTCAGTTTCATGATCCAAGTGTTTTATAGTACAGCTAAGAGGTGTATAAAGCTCAAATGGGAACTTACCAAAAACATTACGTGTTTCAAATGATATTCCAAACCCAACAAAATCAACATCAGCTAAGCTAATAGACACCTGTATCTTTCGCCTTCTCCCTTCTCGCCacaatttataaagagataACAGAGGCAAAAC comes from the Brassica napus cultivar Da-Ae chromosome A7, Da-Ae, whole genome shotgun sequence genome and includes:
- the LOC106421560 gene encoding calcium-dependent protein kinase 29; protein product: MFRKLNKATRNKRNQNTRTKHFFNRMGFCFSKSQTQEIPISSSSDSTPPHRYQPLPKPTNPQTQTSTFPTTPKPKPAPPPSSSGSQIGPILNRPMIDLSALYDLHKELGRGQFGITYRCTDKSNGREYACKSISKRKLIRQKDIEDVRREVMILQHLTGQPNIVEFRGAYEDKDNLHVVMELCSGGELFDRIIKKGSYSEKEAANIFRQIVNVVHVCHFMGVVHRDLKPENFLLVSADDDSPIKATDFGLSVFIEEGKVYKDVVGSAYYVAPEVLHRNYGKEIDVWSAGVMLYILLCGVPPFWGETEKTIFEAVLEGNLDLESSPWPTISESAKDLIRKMLARDPKKRITAAEALAHPWLTDSEVSDKPIDSAVLIRMKQFRAMNKLKKLALKVIAENLSEEEIKGLKQMFKNIDTDGSGTITFDELRTGLHRLGSKLTESEIKQLMEAADVDKSGTIDYIEFITATMHRHRLEKEEHLLEAFKYFDKDRSGYITRDELKHSMTQYGMGDDATIDEVINDVDTDNDGRINYEEFVAMMTKGTTDHSDAKLIR
- the LOC106421521 gene encoding RNA pseudouridine synthase 2, chloroplastic translates to MLSISPVPSFSITSVKYLRSPSSSSFISVFPKLSRFVTATSATPNSTPETTTTRVNNAGLKLDETVSVSKGKIRLDSWISSRVDGVSRARVQSSIRQGLVSVNGHVIDKVSHNVKAGDEVHCTISKLQPLRAEPEDIPLDIVYEDQHVLVVNKPPHMVVHPAPGNPNGTLVNGILHHCSLPCVATYSNQEDDDDSDEEETFSDDEGMIRPGIVHRLDKGTSGLLVVAKDEHSHAHLAEQFKLHTIERVYISLTTGVPSPSQGRIDVPIGRDSNNRIRMAAIPGSLSRGRARHAASRYKVVETLAGGGSALVEWRLETGRTHQIRAHAKYMGVPLLGDEVYGGTKSMALSLLQRRVSRSDQEEIIELVSRMDRPCLHAIVLGFEHPCTGEIIKFSCPPPPDLAEIVGLLRRSGRDKVE